One Fontisphaera persica DNA window includes the following coding sequences:
- a CDS encoding NADH-quinone oxidoreductase subunit M — MPDLFNNIGFPWLSVLIFSPLVALTVLLLLPGARAQRWWTLFFTTGEFAVSLLLYPQFNPQTAAYQFVEQHAWIAPWKIHYTVGVDGISLWLVLLTTLVMPLCVLASWTYIQTRLKEFLAALLLMETAMLGVFCALDFVLFFVFWEAMLIPMALIIGVWGGPRRIYAALKFFVYTMAGSVFLLVAIIALFLQAGTFHIPDLMGREYPMNVQFWVFLAFFISFAIKVPMFPFHTWLPAAHVEAPTAGSVLLASILLKMGGYGFVRLSLPITPQAAQLFAPAIQWLSVIAIIYGGLAALAQTDMKKLVAYSSVAHMGFVTLGIFTFTSGGLEGAMLQMINHGITTGALFICVGLLYERLHTREMNAAAGVGKFMPVFITAFGVFALSSMAFPGTNSFIGEFLVLASTFASVPMVAVAAVPGVIIAAAYLLRLLQRLAWGGTCNPDHAGIKDLSWHEIAALLPLFMLVFWLGLKPGSFVEAMRPSLLNLLQQVQSAAKL; from the coding sequence ATGCCTGACTTGTTCAACAATATCGGTTTCCCCTGGCTGAGCGTTTTGATTTTCAGCCCGCTGGTAGCGCTGACGGTGCTGTTATTGCTGCCGGGGGCGCGCGCTCAACGCTGGTGGACCCTGTTTTTCACCACGGGGGAGTTTGCAGTTTCGTTGCTCCTTTATCCCCAATTTAACCCGCAGACCGCGGCCTATCAGTTTGTGGAGCAACATGCTTGGATTGCTCCGTGGAAGATTCATTATACGGTGGGGGTGGACGGCATCAGTTTGTGGCTGGTTCTGTTAACCACCCTGGTGATGCCTCTGTGTGTGCTGGCTTCATGGACCTACATCCAAACCCGGCTGAAGGAGTTTTTGGCGGCTCTCTTGTTGATGGAAACCGCCATGTTGGGGGTGTTTTGCGCGCTCGACTTCGTGCTCTTTTTTGTTTTCTGGGAAGCCATGTTGATTCCCATGGCGTTAATCATCGGTGTCTGGGGCGGTCCGCGCAGAATCTATGCCGCGCTCAAGTTCTTTGTCTATACCATGGCCGGCTCGGTGTTTCTGCTGGTGGCTATCATTGCCTTGTTTTTGCAGGCCGGAACGTTTCACATTCCCGATTTAATGGGGCGGGAGTACCCCATGAACGTTCAGTTTTGGGTCTTCCTCGCTTTCTTCATTTCCTTTGCCATCAAAGTGCCCATGTTTCCCTTTCACACTTGGTTGCCGGCAGCCCATGTGGAAGCTCCCACGGCGGGCAGTGTGCTGCTTGCCAGTATTCTTCTTAAGATGGGCGGTTACGGTTTTGTGCGATTGAGCCTGCCCATAACCCCACAAGCTGCACAGCTATTTGCTCCGGCAATTCAGTGGCTATCGGTCATCGCCATTATCTACGGGGGCCTGGCGGCTTTGGCACAAACCGACATGAAAAAGCTCGTGGCTTATTCTAGTGTGGCGCACATGGGGTTTGTGACGCTGGGCATATTTACTTTTACCAGTGGCGGCCTCGAGGGTGCCATGCTGCAGATGATCAATCATGGGATAACTACCGGCGCGCTGTTTATTTGTGTGGGACTGCTCTACGAGCGGTTGCATACCCGCGAAATGAATGCCGCGGCGGGGGTGGGGAAATTCATGCCTGTTTTCATCACCGCCTTTGGCGTGTTCGCCCTGTCCAGCATGGCTTTTCCGGGCACCAACAGTTTCATTGGCGAATTTTTAGTTTTGGCCTCCACCTTTGCTTCTGTGCCGATGGTGGCCGTGGCGGCGGTGCCGGGAGTTATCATTGCGGCCGCGTATCTTTTGCGCCTGCTTCAACGCCTGGCGTGGGGCGGCACCTGCAACCCTGACCATGCTGGCATCAAAGACTTAAGCTGGCACGAAATTGCAGCCTTGTTGCCGTTGTTCATGCTGGTTTTTTGGCTGGGACTGAAGCCCGGTTCCTTCGTGGAGGCCATGCGGCCTAGTTTGCTAAACCTATTGCAACAAGTTCAGTCGGCAGCGAAATTATGA
- a CDS encoding NADH-quinone oxidoreductase subunit N, with translation MPELLLLTGALALFFVTLGERRSLLARRVALGTALATIAACVLALPAESILFDGAYRVDGFSQILKLFLALGLFLALLTAGGLRDIPADFRPEFYLFTVLGGFGLVTLVSCVDVLTLVVALQMASFPLYLLVPLRREREGQRAQMESAAKYIMFGIAANGIMLFGLSYLYGLTGATALPALMHKLRPVAESPLALAGLALTCCGLFYKLAVFPFHFWTPDVYQGSSNESAAIIASLPKLGAVAVLARLTALASPDNPRFALLLAVLAAASMFYGNLAALVQTDLKRLLGFSGIAHAGYTVVGLVALDRDGRAAALYYLFAYLFMTLACFTVVCRVSYEGRNVAMSELAGLHRRSPLLAWTLLAGVFGLAGVPPLAGFIGKLALLKAALAQGWLWLLVLAVLNSAIAVYYYLLLIREAFFRDATPEAPVLELDAATRWLCWLLVVLILALGLFPGRIIALLGMVV, from the coding sequence TTGCCTGAGCTGCTGCTGCTAACCGGGGCGCTTGCCCTGTTCTTTGTCACGCTGGGCGAGCGCCGCAGCCTCCTGGCCCGTCGGGTAGCCTTGGGAACGGCACTGGCCACCATTGCCGCCTGTGTCCTGGCCCTGCCGGCGGAATCCATTCTATTCGACGGCGCTTATCGCGTGGATGGGTTTTCACAGATTCTTAAGTTATTCCTGGCCTTGGGGCTGTTTCTGGCGTTGCTTACCGCAGGCGGGCTGCGGGATATTCCCGCCGATTTCCGCCCCGAATTTTATCTTTTCACCGTCCTTGGCGGCTTTGGCCTGGTGACATTGGTAAGCTGTGTGGATGTACTGACGCTGGTGGTGGCTTTGCAAATGGCATCGTTCCCGTTGTACCTGCTGGTGCCGCTGCGCCGTGAGCGCGAAGGGCAGCGTGCACAAATGGAGTCCGCGGCCAAATACATCATGTTCGGCATCGCCGCCAATGGCATCATGCTGTTTGGCCTGAGTTATCTGTATGGCCTTACGGGGGCCACCGCTTTGCCAGCCCTCATGCATAAATTGCGGCCCGTGGCAGAATCGCCTCTGGCCTTGGCCGGGCTGGCACTGACGTGTTGTGGGCTTTTCTACAAACTGGCGGTCTTCCCCTTTCATTTTTGGACGCCGGATGTTTATCAAGGTTCCTCCAACGAATCTGCTGCCATTATCGCATCTTTACCCAAATTGGGCGCGGTGGCCGTCCTGGCCCGCCTGACCGCGCTGGCCAGCCCAGACAACCCGCGCTTTGCTTTGTTGCTGGCAGTGCTGGCAGCAGCCTCGATGTTTTACGGCAACCTGGCGGCGCTGGTGCAGACGGATCTTAAACGGTTGCTGGGCTTCAGCGGCATTGCACATGCAGGCTATACGGTGGTGGGCTTGGTGGCCTTGGATCGCGACGGCCGCGCCGCTGCATTGTACTACCTTTTTGCCTACCTTTTCATGACGCTCGCCTGCTTCACGGTGGTTTGCCGCGTGTCTTATGAAGGACGCAACGTGGCTATGAGTGAACTGGCCGGGCTGCACCGCCGCTCGCCTTTGTTGGCGTGGACACTGTTGGCCGGGGTATTTGGGCTGGCCGGGGTGCCTCCTCTGGCAGGTTTCATTGGCAAGCTGGCATTACTCAAGGCCGCGCTGGCACAAGGCTGGTTGTGGTTGTTGGTGCTTGCGGTTCTGAACAGTGCCATCGCGGTTTATTATTATCTGCTGCTCATTCGCGAGGCCTTCTTCCGGGATGCCACACCGGAGGCGCCGGTGCTTGAATTGGATGCCGCTACGCGCTGGCTTTGCTGGCTATTGGTGGTCTTGATTCTGGCCCTGGGACTTTTTCCCGGACGCATCATTGCGTTGCTAGGCATGGTGGTCTGA
- a CDS encoding ribonuclease H-like domain-containing protein, with amino-acid sequence MKNIVYLDVETQKSAEEVGGWHKIGDMRMSVGVIYSTAAREYKIFLESQVDQLIKELMRADLVVGYNHERFDYEVLHAYTPMDLRQIPSLDLLLELQAATNRRLPLDDVAAATLGVNKTSQGMQALEWFKQGKLLEIAEYCCYDVKLTRLLHEYGVAHQHVWYLDNTGRKVKVPVKWKPA; translated from the coding sequence ATGAAAAATATCGTCTATCTCGACGTTGAAACACAGAAATCTGCCGAAGAAGTCGGCGGATGGCATAAGATTGGCGACATGCGCATGAGCGTGGGCGTGATTTACAGCACTGCCGCCCGCGAATATAAAATTTTCCTCGAATCCCAGGTGGACCAGTTAATCAAGGAATTGATGCGTGCTGACCTGGTCGTGGGTTACAATCATGAACGCTTCGACTACGAGGTTTTACATGCCTACACGCCCATGGATTTGCGGCAAATCCCCAGTCTGGACCTGCTGCTGGAACTGCAAGCGGCCACCAACCGGCGGCTGCCTCTGGATGATGTTGCTGCCGCCACCCTTGGGGTGAACAAAACCAGCCAGGGCATGCAGGCACTGGAGTGGTTCAAGCAGGGCAAACTTTTAGAAATTGCCGAATACTGCTGCTACGATGTGAAACTAACGCGTCTGCTACATGAATACGGGGTTGCTCATCAGCACGTCTGGTATCTCGATAACACCGGAAGGAAAGTCAAAGTGCCGGTGAAATGGAAACCAGCCTGA